From one Pithys albifrons albifrons isolate INPA30051 chromosome 22, PitAlb_v1, whole genome shotgun sequence genomic stretch:
- the TTC34 gene encoding tetratricopeptide repeat protein 34: MSPEELAARLCGEGDHHLAQQDLPAATAFYLAAFSCCATTAVQRVNSMDKEFWDQVVATLEVWCKGKGQIPKIQSRNLAVVSLSVGIAAIFLSTLSPNNVVSVECVAVCTKALKGFSADPLREEPVLGLLLERAAAYFFLDGWMQEMIQDLAEAFAANPTQAMRHFEELFSPHDTEKVEEQAKTVLEVKFAAYREAVHARTELRGNHGTELLSPVIQTIQFLLQLCPGCQRELRVRLADCQLLQGHPRAALGICHQLLAAEQKTYHNTLLALRGFCSLHAQDHQQALQDFQKVIEHNSPHPNSCIKALCGRGLIRISGGSSYLAALDYVTACQLKLEETIFTIKSYVPWNQRGLLLKVLQEEGQRMLQKKRDAPGVFQLACLLVELDTADEVSRILHADALYQMGRAEEAHRLLSLALSRNPHRAPVLARLALLQLKKGFVHDGNQLLQRVIRTGDTSCLLPIMDIFKDEDRKLMQTHCHFQALAILKSQQEDVHIKEAIAYLSFAIIAAGGHAGDCLLSRARCYGRLGQMKTAIFDFNAILKEDPRNVQALSGRGFIFLALRQQKEAVQDLISALKVEAGAVIPAILSLKSEAQGLITGWLLQHGRAVLTQLVATKDLSKGETLRDLLTIAKALIQICKAAQYHIFYTDVLIANGRYEEALTHLQGVFGHCPAEDFARARLAVLQLKRRNVAGAAHSFSALAQRDERELEFLLNFVDTKQQQQLAQVAAQEGKVLVKGHQYEKALGYHCLAVVAGRASPRFLRRRATCLQLLGRYQRALGDMDRVIQAHSCHSLRTRVEDLCSKGHLLLALAREEAAVQQYMEALQLDHAVALGSITKCPGTEALTKTFHKIAQHNLEMQRYEEAWKITDCGLKIQKNTELQRLKTRLKREASGCSIH, from the exons CGAGGGGGACCACCACCTTGCCCAGCAGGACTTACCTGCAGCCACTGCTTTCTACCTGGCTGCcttcagctgctgtgccaccacagcagtgcagagagTGAACTCCATGGACAAGGAGTTCTGGGACCAGGTGGTAGCCACCCTGGAGGTGTGGTGCAAAGGCAAGGGTCAGATCCCCAAGATCCAGAGCAGGAACTTGGCCGTTGTGTCCCTTAGTGTGGGAATAGCTGCCATCTTCCTCTCCACCCTAAGCCCCAACAATGTGGTGTCTGTG GAGTGTGTGGCAGTTTGTACCAAAGCCCTCAAGGGCTTCTCAGCTGATCCTCTCAGAGAGGAGCCAGTTTTGGGTCTGCTCTTGGAACGGGCTGCTGCCTATTTCTTCCTGGACGGATGGATGCAGGAAATGATTCAGGATTTAGCGGAAGCCTTTGCAGCAAACCCTACCCAGGCCATGAGACACTTTGAAGAGCTTTTCTCACCACATGACACTGAGAAGGTTGAAGAACAGGCTAAAACTGTCCTGGAGGTGAAGTTTGCAGCATACAGGGAGGCTGTGCATGCACGGACTGAGCTCAGGGGCAACCACGGTACTGAACTGCTCTCTCCTGTCATCCAGACCATCCAgttcctcctccagctctgcccagggtgCCAGCGGGAGCTCCGTGTCCGGCTGGCAGACTGCCAGCTtctgcagggacaccccagggctgccctgggcatctgtcaccagctcctggcagcagagcagaaaacttACCACAACACCCTCCTGGCACTGCGAGGGTTCTGCTCCCTCCATGCCCAGGACCATCAGCAAGCCCTGCAGGACTTTCAGAAGGTCATTGAGCACAATTCTCCACATCCCAACAGCTGCATTAAAGCCCTGTGTGGGCGTGGGCTCATCCGCATTTCTGGTGGCAGCTCTTACTTGGCAGCCCTGGATTATGTCACAGCTTGCCAGTTAAAGCTGGAAGAAACCATCTTCACCATCAAGTCCTATGTGCCATGGAACCAGAGAGGACTGCTGCTGAAAGTTCTCCAGGAGGAAGGACAGAGGATGCTCCAGAAGAAGAG GGATGCCCCTGGGGTTTTCCAGCTGGCCTGTCTCTTGGTGGAGCTGGACACAGCTGATGAGGTGTCCCGGATCCTTCATGCTGATGCCCTGTACCAGATGGGCCGTGCAGAGGAAGCCCACAGGCTGCTCTCACTGGCCCTCTCCAGAAACCCCCACAGGGCTCCTGTCCTGgccaggctggctctgctgcagctcaagAAAGGGTTTGTGCACGATGGAAACCAG CTGTTACAGAGAGTGATCAGAACTGGAGAcacctcctgcctcctgccaaTCATGGATATTTTCAAAGATGAGGACAGGAAGCTGATGCAAACCCACTGCCATTTCCAAGCCCTGGCCATCCTGAAGAGCCAACAGGAGGATGTTCACATCAAAGAGGCCATTGCCTACCTGTCCTTTGCCATCATTGCTGCAG gTGGTCATGCTGGGGATtgccttctcagcagggctcgCTGTTATGGGCGCCTTGGGCAGATGAAAACTGCTATTTTTGATTTCAATGCCATCCTAAAGGAGGACCCCAGGAACGTGCAGGCTCTGAGTGGCCGAGGATTCATTTTCCTTGCTCTGAGGCAGCAGAAG GAGGCAGTGCAAGATTTGATCTCAGCACTGAAGGTGGAGGCAGGAGCAGTGATCCCAGCCATCCTGTCCTTGAAGAGTGAAGCCCAGGGGTTGATCACTGGCTGGCTCCTTCagcatggcagggctgtgctgacccAACTCGTGGCTACCAAAGACCTTTCAAAAGGAGAAACCCTCAGGGATCTTCTCACGATTGCAAAAGCTCTGATTCAAATCTGCAAGGCTGCACAGTATCATATCTTCTACACAGATGTTTTGATTGCAAATG GAAGGTATGAGGAGGCCCTTACCCACCTTCAGGGAGTGTTTGGCCACTGTCCTGCTGAGGACTTTGCCAGGGCTCgactggctgtgctgcagctgaagaGGAGGAACGTGGCAGGGGCAGCTCACTCCTTCAGTGCTCTGGCCCAGAGAGATGAAAGGGAGTTGGAATTTCTCCTGAACTTCGTAGACAccaaacaacagcagcagcttgcTCAG GTGGCAGCCCAGGAAGGAAAGGTGCTGGTGAAAGGACACCAGTATGAGAAAGCTCTGGGTTATCACTGCCTGGCTGTGGTGgcaggcagggccagccccaggTTCCTGCGCCGCAGGGccacctgcctgcagctcctggggaggTATCAGAGAGCCCTGGGAGACATGGACAGAGTGATCCAGGCCCACAGCTGCCACAGCCTGAGGACACGTGTGGAGGACCTTTGCTCCAAGGGCCACCTGCTGCTGGCCTTGGCTcgggaggaggcagcagtgcagcAGTACATGGAGGCCCTGCAGCTGGACCACGCCGTGGCACTGGGCAGCATCACCAAGTGCCCTGGCACCGAGGCTTTAACCAAAACCTTTCACAAAATTGCACAGCATAACCTGGAAATGCAGCGTTACGAGGAGGCCTGGAAGATCACAGACTGTGGgcttaaaattcagaaaaacactGAGCTTCAAAGGCTGAAAACAAGACTTAAGCGAGAGGCATCAGGCTGCAGCATCCATTGA